From Triticum aestivum cultivar Chinese Spring chromosome 4A, IWGSC CS RefSeq v2.1, whole genome shotgun sequence, a single genomic window includes:
- the LOC123086141 gene encoding 3-ketoacyl-CoA synthase 20, whose translation MSAAAQETTAGGGDGKRQGPRRPGYLKLGYHIVVSNAIYVLLAPFAAALALRASRLTPSDLAAARAYLLANLQLAVSLVSVATALATVYLARRPRAVYLLDFACYKPGPDHVVTRETFMEQSNKAGVFTDDNLAFQRKILERSGLGQGTYFPAAVLNSPPNPCMAEARREAEAVMFGAIDSLLAKTGVRARDIGVVVVNCSLFNPTPSLSAMVVNHYKLRGNVASYNLGGMGCSAGLISIDLAKQLLQVHQNSYALVVSMENITLNWYWGNDRSMLMSNCLFRMGGTAILLTNRVADKRRSKYQLVHTVRTHHSADDRAYRCVFQEEDKAGRVGIALSKDLMAVAGEALKTNITTLGPLVLPMSEQILFLTSLIGKNIFGLKMKPYIPDFKMAFEHFCIHAGGRAVLDTIEKNLELSDWHMEPSRMTLNRWGNTSSSSLWYELAYTEAKGRVRREHRAWQIASGSGFKCNSAVWRALKDIHPSKEAGSNPWIEEIHRFPVKVPKVESVVSSP comes from the exons ATGAGTGCCGCCGCCCAAGAAAccacggccggcggcggcgatggcaagcGTCAGGGACCTCGCCGCCCGGGGTACCTCAAGCTTGGCTACCACATCGTGGTGTCCAACGCGATCTACGTACTGCTTGCCCCGTTCGCCGCGGCGTTGGCGCTCCGTGCGTCCCGCCTCACCCCGTCCGACCTGGCCGCAGCACGTGCCTACCTCCTCGCGAACCTCCAGCTGGCTGTCTCCCTCGTGTCCGTTGCCACGGCCCTCGCGACGGTCTACCTCGCGCGGCGGCCGCGCGCGGTGTACCTGCTAGACTTCGCGTGCTACAAGCCGGGGCCCGACCACGTGGTCACCCGGGAGACCTTCATGGAGCAGTCCAACAAGGCCGGAGTGTTCACCGACGATAACCTGGCGTTCCAGCGTAAGATCTTGGAGCGGTCGGGGCTAGGGCAGGGGACCTACTTCCCGGCGGCGGTGCTCAACTCGCCCCCTAACCCGTGCATGGCGGAAGCGCGGCGGGAGGCGGAGGCTGTTATGTTCGGCGCCATCGACAGCCTGCTCGCCAAGACAGGGGTGAGGGCCAGGGACATCGGCGTCGTGGTCGTCAACTGCAGCCTCTTCAACCCGACGCCATCGCTCTCCGCCATGGTCGTCAACCACTATAAGCTCCGCGGTAACGTCGCCAGCTACAACCTCGGCGGCATGGGATGCAGCGCCGGGCTCATCTCCATCGACCTGGCCAAGCAGCTGCTCCAG GTCCACCAGAACTCGTACGCGCTGGTGGTGAGCATGGAAAACATCACGCTCAACTGGTACTGGGGCAACGACCGCTCCATGCTCATGTCCAACTGCCTCTTCCGCATGGGCGGCACGGCGATCCTCCTCACCAACCGCGTCGCCGATAAGCGCCGCTCGAAATACCAGCTCGTGCACACCGTGCGCACGCACCACAGCGCCGACGACCGCGCTTATCGCTGCGTGTTTCAGGAGGAGGACAAGGCTGGCCGGGTCGGCATCGCGCTCTCCAAGGACCTCATGGCCGTCGCCGGTGAGGCCCTCAAGACCAACATCACCACGCTCGGCCCCCTCGTTCTCCCCATGTCCGAGCAGATCCTTTTCCTCACCTCTCTCATCGGCAAGAATATCTTTGGTCTCAAGATGAAGCCCTACATTCCGGACTTCAAGATGGCCTTCGAGCACTTCTGCATCCATGCCGGTGGCAGAGCGGTGCTGGACACCATTGAGAAGAACCTGGAGCTCAGTGACTGGCACATGGAGCCTTCGAGGATGACGTTAAACCGGTGGGGGAACACGTCGAGCAGCTCGCTCTGGTATGAGCTTGCATACACGGAGGCGAAGGGACGCGTCCGACGCGAGCACCGTGCGTGGCAGATCGCCTCCGGGTCAGGGTTCAAGTGTAACAGCGCGGTGTGGCGCGCGCTCAAGGACATTCACCCATCAAAGGAAGCCGGCAGCAATCCATGGATTGAGGAGATCCACCGGTTCCCAGTCAAGGTGCCCAAGGTGGAGAGCGTCGTTTCATCACCATGA